A genomic region of Gossypium hirsutum isolate 1008001.06 chromosome D01, Gossypium_hirsutum_v2.1, whole genome shotgun sequence contains the following coding sequences:
- the LOC107921979 gene encoding sodium/hydrogen exchanger 4 isoform X2, producing the protein MFEFVRNLAHEHEQVVPISVFVAILCLCLVIGHLLEENRWVNESITAILIGGVAGTVILFLNKGKSSHILRFQVKKKQFFQNFITIMLFGVIGVFISTSIITAGSWWLFPKLGFFGLTAREYLAVGTIFSSTDTVCTLQVLHQDENPLLYSLVFGEGVVNDATSVVLFNAIQKIDVSRINSRTSLQLIGDFIYLFSTSTALGVTFGLVTAYSLKTLYFGRHSTVRELAIMVLMAYLSYMLAELLDLSGILTVFFCGILMSHYAWYNVTESSRITTRHIFAMMSFVAETFIFLYVGMDALDMEKWKMTRLSVGTLMASFGTLVFLILVGRAAFVFPLSAFSNYLNKHPDRSKPLTFRHQVVIWWAGLMRGAVSIALAFKQFTFSGVTWDPVNAAMITNTIIVVLFTTLVFGFLTKPLILCLLPQHVTDTSDEGQGSKSPKEDMTLPLLSFEASASTNILRAKDSLSMLIERPVYTVHFYWRKFDDRYMRPIFGGPISSPPEC; encoded by the exons ATGTTTGAGTTTGTAAGAAACTTAGCTCATGAGCATGAGCAGGTGGTGCCAATCTCAGTGTTTGTGGCAATTCTCTGCCTATGTTTAGTTATAGGACATTTGCTTGAAGAGAACCGATGGGTCAATGAATCAATCACTGCAATCTTAATT GGAGGCGTAGCAGGAACAGTAATCTTGTTCTTGAACAAAGGAAAAAGCTCTCACATCCTAAG ATTTCAGGTGAAGAAGAAACAGTTTTTTCAGAACTTCATAACCATCATGCTGTTTGGAGTAATCGGGGTTTTTATATCTACCTCGATTATTACAGCCG GCAGTTGGTGGCTGTTTCCCAAGCTAGGATTTTTTGGTTTGACTGCACGAGAATATCTCG CTGTAGGAACTATTTTCTCATCAACAGATACAGTTTGTACATTGCAG GTCCTTCATCAAGATGAAAATCCTTTATTATACAGCCTAGTGTTTGGAGAAGGAGTAGTGAATGATGCAACATCAGTAGTTCTCTTCAACGCAATTCAAAAGATCGATGTTTCGAGAATTAACAGCCGAACATCTCTCCAGTTGATTGGTGATTTCATTTACCTGTTCTCGACAAGTACTGCTCTTGGAGTTACT TTCGGACTTGTAACAGCGTATTCTCTTAAAACCTTATACTTTGGAAG ACATTCAACTGTTCGTGAACTTGCTATCATGGTTTTAATGGCATATCTGTCTTACATGTTAGCTGAG CTGTTAGACCTTAGTGGGATTCTCACTGTTTTCTTCTGCGGAATTCTGATGTCACACTATGCATGGTACAATGTGACCGAAAGTTCAAGAATCACGACAAG gcATATATTTGCAATGATGTCATTTGTTGCAGAAACCTTCATCTTTCTCTATGTAGGAATGGATGCTCTTGACATGGAGAAATGGAAGATGACTCGACTAAG TGTTGGGACTTTAATGGCCAGCTTTGGAACCTTAGTTTTTCTAATATTGGTCGGACGTGCTGCATTTGTGTTCCCTCTCTCTGCTTTCTCCAATTATTTGAACAAGCATCCCGATAGATCAAAACCATTAACTTTCAGACACCAG GTGGTTATATGGTGGGCTGGGCTAATGCGAGGGGCAGTATCCATTGCTTTGGCTTTTAAACAG TTCACATTTTCTGGTGTGACATGGGATCCGGTCAATGCAGCAATGATAACAAACACTATAATCGTTGTTCTGTTTACTACACTG GTATTCGGTTTCCTAACAAAGCCCCTTATACTCTGCCTGCTTCCGCAGCATGTAACTGACACAAGTGATGAGGGTCAGGGATCGAAATCCCCAAAGGAGGACATGACCCTACCTTTGCTATCCTTTGAGGCATCTGCCTCGACCAATATCCTTCGAGCAAAGGATAGTTTGAGTATGTTGATCGAAAGGCCTGTGTACACCGTACATTtctactggagaaagttcgatgacAGGTATATGAGACCGATATTTGGAGGCCCTATTAGCAGTCCACCCGAATGTTAG
- the LOC107921980 gene encoding putative lipid-transfer protein DIR1, giving the protein MAMASEKLLVQCLVATLLLIAAVEGAKETTICNIPLKKLEQCKPAVTGENPPPPTKECCSLIKQADLTCLCNYKDALPAFQIEPSRAFALPQKCKCKHAVPPQCKP; this is encoded by the exons ATGGCAATGGCTAGTGAGAAACTTTTGGTGCAATGCTTGGTTGCAACATTGTTGCTTATTGCAGCGGTGGAAGGAGCTAAAGAGACGACCATCTGTAACATTCCATTGAAAAAGTTGGAGCAGTGCAAGCCGGCAGTCACCGGGGAAAATCCTCCACCGCCAACCAAGGAATGTTGTAGTTTGATAAAACAAGCCGACTTGACTTGTCTCTGCAACTACAAGGACGCTCTTCCTGCTTTCCAGATTGAACCTTCCCGTGCATTTGCATTGCCTCAGAAATGTAAATGTAAGCATGCCGTACCACCACAATGCAAGC CCTGA
- the LOC107921978 gene encoding glycerophosphodiester phosphodiesterase GDPDL3 — MGSLRGISIAIFVVQALLASVALVSAQGSATPSRWQTLSGEAPVVIARGGFSGIFSDSSFGAYSLALVTGPSDVILWCDVQLTKDGAGICFPDLKLDNNSNIATVFTDKPKTYLVNGVSTKGLFSIDYTLNDLGSVYLSQGIYSRTNKFDGNNYPIMTVQDTYTQLKPLGFWLNIQHDAFYAAHNLSMRSFVLSVSRNAKVTVDYISSPEVAFLRNIAPIFRRSSTKVVFRFLGPKDVEPSTNQTYDSLLTNLTFIKTFASGIIVPKSYIWPVDGALYLQPSTSIVLDAHKEGLEVFASDFYNDVPFSFNYSYDPVAEYLQFVDNGKFSVDGVLTDFPITPAAAIDCFAHIGKNASKQADLLVISNNGASGDYPGCTDMAYTKAIQDGVDVLDCPVQMTKDGIPICLGSINLIQSTDIVRTGFSNLTETVPEIMQSSGIFTYNLSWSDIKSLKPVISSPQSQYKLFRNPKFQNAGTYLKLSEFLSMANTTSSLNGVLISIENAAYLAKQGFGVTDAVLKALNEAGYDKQTTQKVMIQSSSSSVLMKFKGKTNYQLVYKIDEDIGGAQSSTIDDIKRFASAVVISKDSVFPENSAFLARATDVVSRLQAANLSVLVQTFSNEFTSQAWDFFSDATVEINSFYAGAGINGVITDFPKTSDRYRRNRCLKRGNKTPIYMSPVQPGSLLQLVTTDYLPPAEAPKPYLTESDVVEPPLPPVAKTTSTSTPSGTVAAAPAPNGQPKVAASIIVPLMAVLLAMYYCFEI; from the exons ATGGGAAGCTTGCGTGGCATTTCGATTGCCATTTTTGTAGTTCAAGCTCTGTTAGCTTCAGTAGCTTTGGTTTCAGCTCAAGGATCTGCTACTCCTTCTCGTTGGCAGACTTTAAGCG GGGAAGCACCCGTTGTCATAGCTCGTGGTGGATTTTCAGGAATATTTTCAGACTCCAGTTTTGGAGCTTATAGTTTGGCTTTAGTAACGGGTCCTTCTGATGTGATCTTGTGGTGTGATGTGCAATTAACAAAAGATGGAGCCGGGATTTGCTTTCCTGatcttaagctagataataatTCTAACATTGCAACTGTTTTTACAGATAAGCCGAAGACTTACCTTGTTAATGGGGTCTCTACCAAGGGACTTTTTTCCATTGATTATACTCTCAACGATCTTGGAAGTGTTTATT TAAGTCAAGGTATCTACTCTCGGACGAATAAGTTTGATGGAAATAATTACCCAATTATGACCGTTCAGGATACCTATACTCAACTGAAACCGCTTGGATTTTGGTTGAATATTCAG CATGATGCATTTTATGCAGCACACAACTTGAGCATGAGAAGCTTTGTACTTTCTGTATCTAGAAATGCAAAAGTTACTGTTGACTATATCTCGTCACCGGAGGTAGCTTTCTTGCGAAACATTGCTCCAATTTTCCGAAGAAGTTCAACAAAGGTTGTCTTCCGATTTCTAGGACCGAAGGATGTGGAACCTTCAACCAATCAGACCTATGATTCTCTCTTAACAAATCTCACATTTATCAAGACATTTGCCTCTGGAATCATTGTACCAAAGTCTTATATATGGCCTGTAGATGGAGCTCTTTACTTGCAACCTTCTACCTCTATTGTCTTGGATGCTCACAAAGAAGGGCTAGAAGTTTTTGCGTCAGACTTTTATAATGATGTTCCATTCAGCTTCAATTACTCATATGACCCAGTAGCTGAGTACCTTCAGTTTGTTGACAATGGTAAATTCTCTGTTGATGGGGTTTTAACCGACTTCCCAATAACTCCAGCAGCAGCTATAG ATTGTTTTGCTCACATAGGAAAAAATGCTTCAAAACAAG CGGACCTTTTGGTCATATCAAATAATGGAGCAAGTGGAGACTATCCTGGTTGTACTGACATGGCATATACAAAAGCTATTCAAGATGGTGTAGATGTTCTTGACTGTCCTGTTCAAATGACAAAGGATGGAATACCTATTTGCTTGGGCTCTATAAATCTTATACAGAGCACCGACATTGTCCGAACAGGCTTTAGCAATCTTACAGAAACTGTGCCAGAGATTATGCAGAGCAGTGGAATATTTACCTACAACCTGTCATGGAGTGATATTAAAAGTTTGAAAC CTGTAATATCAAGCCCACAGTCACAGTACAAATTGTTTCGAAATCCAAAGTTCCAAAATGCCGGGACGTACTTAAAGTTATCTGAATTTTTAAGCATGGCAAACACCACTAGCTCTCTAAATGGTGTCTTAATCAGCATAGAG AATGCTGCTTACCTTGCAAAGCAGGGATTTGGTGTGACTGATGCAGTGCTTAAGGCCTTGAACGAAGCTGGCTACGATAAACAAACAACTCAAAAAGTTATGATACAGTCCAGTAGTAGCTCTGTTTTAATGAAATTCAAGGGTAAAACCAACTATCAGCTTGTCTACAAGATTGACGAAGATATTGGTGGTGCTCAAAGTTCAACAATTGATGACATTAAGAGATTTGCTAGTGCTGTTGTCATTAGCAAGGACTCTGTGTTTCCAGAAAATTCAGCATTCCTCGCTCGTGCGACAGATGTTGTATCAAGGCTACAAGCTGCTAATCTCTCTGTACTTGTTCAAACCTTCAGTAATGAGTTTACATCTCAAGCATGGGACTTCTTCTCTGATGCAACTGTTGAGATCAATTCCTTCTATGCGGGAGCCGGCATTAATGGTGTCATTACAGACTTCCCAAAGACATCTGATAGATACCGGA GAAACCGATGCTTGAAGAGAGGCAACAAGACACCCATTTACATGAGTCCTGTGCAGCCTGGCAGCCTTTTGCAACTAGTCACAACTGATTACTTGCCACCAGCTGAAGCTCCAAAACCCTACCTGACTGAGTCAGATGTTGTCGAGCCTCCTTTGCCTCCCGTCGCCAAAACAACCTCGACTTCTACTCCATCGGGCACTGTAGCAGCGGCCCCAGCACCAAACGGACAGCCTAAAGTTGCTGCCTCTATCATTGTACCACTTATGGCTGTGCTTCTTGCCATGTATTACTGTTTTGAAATCTGA
- the LOC107921979 gene encoding sodium/hydrogen exchanger 4 isoform X1, which produces MFEFVRNLAHEHEQVVPISVFVAILCLCLVIGHLLEENRWVNESITAILIGGVAGTVILFLNKGKSSHILRFSEELFFIYLLPPIIFNAGFQVKKKQFFQNFITIMLFGVIGVFISTSIITAGSWWLFPKLGFFGLTAREYLAVGTIFSSTDTVCTLQVLHQDENPLLYSLVFGEGVVNDATSVVLFNAIQKIDVSRINSRTSLQLIGDFIYLFSTSTALGVTFGLVTAYSLKTLYFGRHSTVRELAIMVLMAYLSYMLAELLDLSGILTVFFCGILMSHYAWYNVTESSRITTRHIFAMMSFVAETFIFLYVGMDALDMEKWKMTRLSVGTLMASFGTLVFLILVGRAAFVFPLSAFSNYLNKHPDRSKPLTFRHQVVIWWAGLMRGAVSIALAFKQFTFSGVTWDPVNAAMITNTIIVVLFTTLVFGFLTKPLILCLLPQHVTDTSDEGQGSKSPKEDMTLPLLSFEASASTNILRAKDSLSMLIERPVYTVHFYWRKFDDRYMRPIFGGPISSPPEC; this is translated from the exons ATGTTTGAGTTTGTAAGAAACTTAGCTCATGAGCATGAGCAGGTGGTGCCAATCTCAGTGTTTGTGGCAATTCTCTGCCTATGTTTAGTTATAGGACATTTGCTTGAAGAGAACCGATGGGTCAATGAATCAATCACTGCAATCTTAATT GGAGGCGTAGCAGGAACAGTAATCTTGTTCTTGAACAAAGGAAAAAGCTCTCACATCCTAAGGTTCAGTGAAGAGTTGTTCTTCATTTATCTCCTCCCACCTATTATATTCAATGCAGG ATTTCAGGTGAAGAAGAAACAGTTTTTTCAGAACTTCATAACCATCATGCTGTTTGGAGTAATCGGGGTTTTTATATCTACCTCGATTATTACAGCCG GCAGTTGGTGGCTGTTTCCCAAGCTAGGATTTTTTGGTTTGACTGCACGAGAATATCTCG CTGTAGGAACTATTTTCTCATCAACAGATACAGTTTGTACATTGCAG GTCCTTCATCAAGATGAAAATCCTTTATTATACAGCCTAGTGTTTGGAGAAGGAGTAGTGAATGATGCAACATCAGTAGTTCTCTTCAACGCAATTCAAAAGATCGATGTTTCGAGAATTAACAGCCGAACATCTCTCCAGTTGATTGGTGATTTCATTTACCTGTTCTCGACAAGTACTGCTCTTGGAGTTACT TTCGGACTTGTAACAGCGTATTCTCTTAAAACCTTATACTTTGGAAG ACATTCAACTGTTCGTGAACTTGCTATCATGGTTTTAATGGCATATCTGTCTTACATGTTAGCTGAG CTGTTAGACCTTAGTGGGATTCTCACTGTTTTCTTCTGCGGAATTCTGATGTCACACTATGCATGGTACAATGTGACCGAAAGTTCAAGAATCACGACAAG gcATATATTTGCAATGATGTCATTTGTTGCAGAAACCTTCATCTTTCTCTATGTAGGAATGGATGCTCTTGACATGGAGAAATGGAAGATGACTCGACTAAG TGTTGGGACTTTAATGGCCAGCTTTGGAACCTTAGTTTTTCTAATATTGGTCGGACGTGCTGCATTTGTGTTCCCTCTCTCTGCTTTCTCCAATTATTTGAACAAGCATCCCGATAGATCAAAACCATTAACTTTCAGACACCAG GTGGTTATATGGTGGGCTGGGCTAATGCGAGGGGCAGTATCCATTGCTTTGGCTTTTAAACAG TTCACATTTTCTGGTGTGACATGGGATCCGGTCAATGCAGCAATGATAACAAACACTATAATCGTTGTTCTGTTTACTACACTG GTATTCGGTTTCCTAACAAAGCCCCTTATACTCTGCCTGCTTCCGCAGCATGTAACTGACACAAGTGATGAGGGTCAGGGATCGAAATCCCCAAAGGAGGACATGACCCTACCTTTGCTATCCTTTGAGGCATCTGCCTCGACCAATATCCTTCGAGCAAAGGATAGTTTGAGTATGTTGATCGAAAGGCCTGTGTACACCGTACATTtctactggagaaagttcgatgacAGGTATATGAGACCGATATTTGGAGGCCCTATTAGCAGTCCACCCGAATGTTAG